CTCATTCAttcattttatgaaaatttgaaaaaacataaaataaaactgGCAGTAAAAACTGCACAAACTGaagcaaaaaaatcaaaacaagtatattaaatttttcatttgtttGCTCCAACTTTGTCCTTAACAGTCTCAGTCATTCCCTGTGCTTTAGCCTTCACTTGCTGACCAGTCTGCAAATCAAAAATCAATGTATTTAAATTATACATTAACAAGATGCAAACTCAAATTCCATGAGTAATTAAAGCATTGTTAAAAACCTCTTGGCAGGATTCCTTTGCAGACTGGGCAGTATTGCTAACCTTGTCCATCATCTGGTTTCCCTTCTCCttaagttaaaataatttatgaattttagctCAGCGGTAATAAAATTATCTATGTAGCAAAAAATAAAGATGTCGAAAACTATTTAGTTACAAAATTGTAACATCTCGACTCGAGCTTgatcaaataaacattttaaaaataaatatacatacaatGTGAAATTTAGAAGAAAGAAAAACTAGTTCTATAAAACCAACCTTAGCCTGGCCAGTGGTCTGTCCAGCTTGAAAGCTAGCATCCTGTGATGAAtccatttttctattttattttttgtgaacaactttaaacttttaattaaatagaTGAACCTGAAAATTGATATAGCTGCTGATGATGAAAATGCAACTATTGTGCTGTGGAATTTATAGTTTTCAATATCCTATCTATTTAGTGACACATGTAATCTAGTTTTAGGCAAGTTCATTGCCTTGGAATAGGACTATTTCTTACCGATTCTaagtttagttttgattttacaGAATTTATAGGCTTTGACATGTTCTCATGTTCCCTTACTTCTTAACATCTGGttgttataaattttaaaaatacaatacaCATATGCATATAATAggtaaaatcaaaaattaaggaGTGATTTGGACTCAAAGTAAAATTTAAGGGGTgtaatttttccatttaatatAATTGTGTGTCTCGAATTTTGCCATTTTAGTTGTCACTTTTTATCTTA
This window of the Mercurialis annua linkage group LG5, ddMerAnnu1.2, whole genome shotgun sequence genome carries:
- the LOC126680398 gene encoding stress-induced protein KIN1-like; the protein is MDSSQDASFQAGQTTGQAKEKGNQMMDKVSNTAQSAKESCQETGQQVKAKAQGMTETVKDKVGANK